In the Candidatus Bathyarchaeota archaeon genome, CATCCTTACTGGTTTAAACAATGACTGACATTTGTCTGATCTTTGAGGTTCATCAGCCCCTTCGCTTAAATAGGAATTTTCATGCAGACCTGTTGAGCAGGCCCCACATAACTAAGAAAGACCTTTTCGAACTTTACTTTGACAACAACTTAAATAGATACGTACTTGAAAGAGCCGCTAAAAAATGTTATTTTCCAGCGAACGAAATATTGCTTGAACAAATTGACCGATTTAGAGGTGAAAAAAGGAAGTTTAAGGTTGCCTTTGGAATTTCAGGGGTTTTCATTGAGCAATGTGAACGTTGGCTTCCAAGCTTACTTGACTCTTTCAAAGGATTATTTGAAACTGGATGCGTTGAATTCTTAGATGAGCCATATTATCATTCGCTTGCAAGCCTGTATGGAATTGACCGTTCAGAATTCGTTGAGCAGGTTTTAATGCACAAACAGTTAATGCGTAGCCTATTTAATTATGAACCCAAAGTCTTTGAGAATACCGAATGTCTCTACAACAATGCCATAGCAAAAACAGTTGAGGGACTAGGCTATAAGGCTATATTAACTGAGGGAGTAGACCGAATTCTAAAGTGGAGAAGCCCAAACTACGTTTATAAGGCTAAAAACTGCAACCTAAAAGTTCTACTTAGGAATTATAGGCTTTCAGACGACATAGGCTTCCGTTTCTCCTCAAGATGGTGGAATCAGTGGCCGCTTTTTGCAGACAAATATGCAAGTTGGCTTGCGAAAACTCCTGGGCAAGTCATAGTAATATTTATGGACTATGAAACTTTCGGGGAGCATCACTGGCCTGAATCCGGCATACACGAGTTTTTAAGGCATCTCCCAGAAGAAGTCCTAAAATGGCAGCATTTAAACTGGTGTATCCCCTCAGAAGTTGTGGATAAACATGTCCCAGTCGGCGAAATAGATGTTTTCGAATACAATACAATTTCTTGGGCTGATTTAGAACGTGACACAAGCGCTTGGATAGGTAACTCCATGCAACGCTCATGCTACGAAATGTTAAAGCATCTGGAACCACTCGTGAAAGGCCTAGAAGATCCAGCCTACATTAGGCTTTGGAGATACCTTCAACAAAGCGATCATCTTTATTATATGAGTACGAAAGGCGCTGGGCCAGGAGATGTCCACGCCTACTTTAATCCGTACAACAGTCCAGTGGAAGCGTTCGTTGTTTTTTCAAGGATTCTTTCGGATTTTGAGGCGAGAATACTTCAGGAGTTTAGAAGGCCGGAGTTGGCTGCAAAATGGCTTTTAAGAAGGCTTCCAGTTGGAAAAGGGTTTACTTTCTTCGTTGAATTTGCCAGACCGACAAGTTGGACAGTTTACAGCCTAGAAGAATTTCTTAAAGCTCTAAAACATGTTAACTTGAAATCCATAAAGTTTCATTTGGAACGTGGAGACTTTGAACGTTGGCTCCGCCACGTCATAGGCGATGATAAACTTGCTGACAAATTCGTTGTTCTCTCAAAGAAAAGCTTTAAGGATAAAGAACTTCGACATATTCTAGTTTCAATTGTTGAGGCTAGGCTTAACGAGTTGAAAAAAGCCGCATCGTCACCTAAAGTTCCGGAGAGCACTATCCGATGAAAGTTTGCATGTTAACTTGGGAATATCCGCCTCGAATCGTCGGCGGAATAGCCAGACATTGCAAAGGCTTAGCTAGAGCACTGGTAAATCAAGGAGTTGAAGTTCACGTAGTAACCCTTGACTTTCCAGGAGCGCCCGAATATGAAGAAGTCGACGGAGTTAAAATTTATCGGGTTAGACCTGAAATTGGGCATCCAAACTTCCTAACTTGGGTTATGCTCTTCAACCATTTTCTCGAAAAAAGAATCGCAAACATAACCGATGAAACTGACTATGACTTAATTCACATTCATGATTGGCTGGTGGCTCCCTCTGGTATTGCAGCGAAACATTTTCTGAAGAAACCTTTGATTGCAACTGTTCACAGCACTGAGCATGGACGTTCAGGCCTTCACATACCAGACTCTTTCACAATTGACAGTTGGGAATGGTGGGCAACCTACGAGGCTTCAAAAATAATTGTTACAAGCAATTCCCTAAAGCATGAAGTCTGCGGCCACTTCCATTTACCTTGGGACAAAGTCGAAATAATCCCGAACGGAATAGACATTGAAAAATTCAATGTTCCAGTTGACAAAATAGCCGTTAAAGGCCGCTATGGGATAAGTCCAAACGAAAAACTAATTCTTTACGTGGGAAGACTTGTCCCCCAAAAAGGCGTAGAATATTTAATTCAAGCAGTTCCCATGATTGCTGGAAAATATCCAAATGCGAAATTTCTAATTGTAGGTGAAGGATGGCTACGTGATTATCTTGAAAGCCTTGCGCAGTCAACTGGCCATAGGTGGAGAATCACGTTTACAGGCTTTATTCCAGACCATGAGGTAGTTGCCTTAATGAAAAGCGCCGACGTACTTGTTGTTCCCTCAGTTTACGAGCCATTCGGCATAGTAGCCCTTGAAGGAATGGCTGCCGGAGTACCAGTTGTAGCAAGTCAAGTGGGCGGACTTTCAGAAGTTATTGAACATGATAAAAGTGGAGTTTTTGTTTATCCTAGAAATCCCGAGTCAATAGCTTGGGGTGTAGATCATGTTCTTTCAAATCCAGGTCACGCCGAGTGGCTTGTTAAAAATGCTTTAGAAAAGGTGAAAAACATGTTTAGTTGGGATGCAATAGCCGCGAAAACAGTTCAAGTTTATAAGAGTGTTTTAGGTAGGTGAAATTTGATGTGCCCAAGCGGGTTTAGCTCAAGCTCCGATTCGTCTCTTCCCGAGGAATTCCGTTTCTTATGTATGCTTCATAACATAGGTGCAACAACACAGGAACATTCACTTACAATCGAAGAAATTGCAAAGTGGACTTCAATGGAAATTTCAGTTATTAGAGTTCATCTCAGACGATTAATGGAAATGGGTTATGTGGAATCAACTAGAATAAACGAGACAGACAAGTATAACCTAACACACAGCGGAATAAGAAAAGTCCTAAGTCTATACAGTTAAAAAGCCTTAACATAATCCAAACTTTTATAAAAACCGGACTTCAAAAGCCGATATGGCTGCTATGCTGAGGAATCATTTGGTATTGGGCCTTGTAATAATAAGCGCCGGGGTAATCTTCGCCACATTCCAAGGGGTCACAAATGTTGTGGCAAATATTTCATGGGCTTTCGCAATAGCCCTAGCAGTAATGCTGATTCCAGTAATGTACACTATGGCAAAGAAGATGGCAAGAGAAACTTCATAACAAACCTTCACGTATCAAAGAAGCTCCCATTTATTTTTCCAGTTTTGAATTCATTTCTTCTCTAAGGCTTTTAGCTGCATCTTCCGGTGGAATCACGTTAATGTACATTCCAGTGCTCTTTTCGAATCCAGCCCATACTGCAAGTCTCGGGTAAACTTCTACGTGCCAATGGTAAAATTTATAATCTCCAGCCGGGGCTATGTGAAAACCAAAATTGTAGGGTGGATCATTCAGCAAGCTTTGTAGGCTGCCGAGACATAGGCGTAAGGCTTCTGCAAAACCACGTATTTCGTCTTTGTTCATTTCAAGCGGAGAAGACTCATGCTTTTTCGGGAATATCCAAAACTCGAAAGGGTTAACGCTGGCCCAAGGGGCAAAAGCTACAAATTCACTGTTTTCCCAAATAAATCTTGGACCATTTCTTTCCTTTTCGATTATTTTGCAGAAAACGCATTTTTGACTGTTTTCCCATTCTTTTCGGCTTGCTTCCAATTCTTCTTTAATTATCCTTGGGATAATGGGCGTAGCAATTATCTGGCTATGTGCGTGAGAAAGTGAGGCTCCCCCTTCGCGTTTATGGTTTCTGAAAATTGAAACGTATTTGACATAGGGCTTTTCTTCAAAGAATTTTAGGCGGTCTAAATATGCATTTATTACGTGTATAAGCTGTGAAATTCTTGCTTTTCCGGGGTGTTCGTCATGTCTTGGAGATTCTACAACAACTTCGTGATATCCAAAAGCTTTAGCATGCCTATTCTCCTTTATTTCAAAAGTTTCATGTTTGTTTGGCGGAGAAAAAGCCGGATAAAGGTTTGGGATGCATCTAACTATCCAATTTCTGTGTCTAAAACCGTTTGAGTCCTTCTCTTTGATTATTTCTCCATTTTCCGTTAAATAGACAAGGGTCGCCGGAGGCGTCATATGCTCGTTTCCGGGGCAAAAGGGGCAGTCTTTATGCCTTATTTCTTCAGTGGGTTTCTGAACAAAGTCGGTTGGCCTTCTCTTTCTTTCAGTTGCAATTACAACCCAGCGGTCAAGTAGATAATCTTTCCTCAATTCGTTTGCAATCATTTTAAAGCTCCAGTCTATACGTAAGCTTGCTAATACTTTATGTTGTTTTTGACTAAGTAGTCATAGACTCTTTTTGCTGTTTCTTTCATTCCAAACGCCTTGAAGAAAGTTAACGCCTCAGCGTAGGCTTTTGCTCTAATAGCCTTCTTGGTGAAGTCATCTAGATTTTCTAAATCGTTAAAGAACTTTTTTATTGCGTATTTGCTGTTTTTGTTGAAAGTTTTAATCTCGGGTACGCCTTCTTTACCGTAGTTTTCTATAGTCCAACTGTATATTTTCTCGTAGAGTTCTGGTTTGAAAACTTGAAGTATTTCCCATACAAGCAGCATCCAGAAGGTTCCAACATTGCCTTTAATTATCTTCCCTTTTGGAAACTTTGTTGCTATTAGCGGAAGAGGAGTTCCAGTTATGCCGTGTTGAGCTATGCCTGTTCTATAGCCTTTTGCTCTTAAGGCGTCTGCTATTTCTACTGTTCTTTTTAGGTTTATGGTTAATTGTGGAACTATCTTTCCTTCAGCATCTACGGTTACTCCGTGTTTTGAACCGTTAGCTATGGCTAGGCAATCAAGTTCAATTCCATTTTTATGCATATTTTCAACGTAATAGGTTGCTTCCTCAACAGTTGTGAATTCAGCTATGCCTATTTCTCCTACTTCACCTTCCCTTCCGTAATCTCTACCGGCCATAAGTTCGTCAATGTACTTAAAAAGTGAAATGCCAACTTCAATTATCCTTTTAAGCTGTTCCGGAACAGTTTTTGCTGACCTGTCAAATAGAAATGAGGCGTCTACAGCGAAACTTGTAAATCCAGCTTCAACTCTCGCCTTAATCTCCCTTTTTACATTTTCAATTTCTTCTTCTGTCCCCTTTTTAACTGTCAAATGGTCCGCATGCAGGACATAGCCATACCATCCGACTTTTTCAGCCGCCTTTTTCATTCTTTCAGCGAATGAGTAGGGAGTTAACCCAGTATAGCCTCCTGACAAGCTCATCTCTGAAAGTGCAAGTTCAAAAATTACGATTTCTCCGCAGTCTTTGGCTGCTTGAAGAATTCCCATTATAACGTCTATTGTTGCCCTTGGATTCACGGCCAAAATTATTTCTCTGGGTGGTTGAAGAGCCTTAAATAGGATATTTCCGGGAAGCGGAGGTCTGGGCTGTTCAAAAAACTCTTTATAAGCTGGTTTTTCCATCCATTTTTCACCTCCTCCTATGTTTGTCTGAAGAAATCGATAAGTTGAATTTCTTCCTCTCCAAGTTTCTTTTGCTTTAGGGCACTTTCCATTTTTACAGCTACGATTTTTGTTCCTCTTAGGCAAACCATATGCCCAAACTTTCCTTCTCTGATCAGGTCTACTGCACAGATGCCTAGTCTAATTCCCAATATCCTGTCGAAAGCGTTAGGGCTTCCTCCCCTCTGTACATGTCCAAGCACAACTGAACGGGTTTCCTTACCTGTTCTTTTGGCTATCTCTTTTTCCAGAATTTTCGCTATTCCTCCAAGTCGAACATGCCCAAACTCGTCGCATTCTTTGCTGATTGTTATAAATTCTTTGATGTTTTCTGGTTTAGCTCCTTCAGCAACAGCAATTATTGTATGCTTCTTCCCTTTTTCTTCCCTTTCTCTTATCATCCTGCATACTTCTTCAATTTTGAATGGTTTTTCTGGAACCAGAATTATGTGTGCCCCGCCAGCTATTCCTCCCATCAATGTTAGCCATCCTGTGTATCTTCCCATAACTTCGACTATCATCACTCTTTCATGCGACTTTGCGGTTGTATGTAATCTTTCCATAGCTTGGGCTATTGTTTCAACTGCCGTCATAAATCCCACTGAATAGTCGACTTCAGAAATGTCGTTGTCAATTGTTTTTGGCACTCCGACTATTGGAAGCCCCATTTCGTATAATTTGTATGCTGCTCCTAACGTGTCGTCTCCACCAATTACTATCAGCGCATCTATTTGATGCCTTTTAATGTTTTCAGTAATTCTCTGGGGCGCTCCTTCTCTTTTGAACGGGTTCACCCTTGAAGTTCCAAGTATTGTTCCACCTATTGAAAATATCCCGCTGATTTCCTCAACTATTAACGGTTTATATTCATTGTTTATTAAGCCAGCATAACCCTTCAAAAAACCAATAACTTCGTACCCGTATTGATTTGCCCTTTTAACTATAGCTTCAATTACCGCATTTAAGCCTGGACAGTCTCCTCCTCCAGTTAATACGCCAATTTTCATATTTACCTACTTCCAATTCGTTGCTGATGCGCCCTACTTATTAGTTTGATGAATTTTCAATAAAAATTCAGAATAAGTTCTATTGGTGAGTAGCAGTTTTTTCAATTACCTCCTCGTAAAGTTCAATTGTTTTTTTGGCTATGATGTCCCATGTGAAGTTTTCTAAAACTCTTTTTCTTCCGTTTTTCCCCAACTGCTCTTTTTTAGCCGGGTCTTTAATTGCGTTAACTATTCCCCAAGCGATATCCTTTGGGTCATTAGGATTAATGTGAAATCCGCATTGTTCAGGACCGTTTGGGATGACTATTTCTCTCATTCCACTTACTCCTCTAGCTCCGACGACAACTGGTTTTTCCATGCTCATGGCCTCTAAAGTTACTATTCCAAACGGTTCGTAGAGACTTGGGAAAACAGCTACGTCGCATGCTGCATAATGTATGATGCGTTCTTCTTCCGGTATAAATTCGAAGCGAAGTTTGACAGCGTCTTGCAGTTTAAGGTTTTCAACGAGTTTTTCTAAGTATTCTTGCATGTCTCCCATACCGACTACGACAAGTTTTGCGTTTGGAATCTCCTTAAGAACATGCTGCATGGCCATGACTAACTTGTCAACTCCCTTAACCCAGACGAGTCTTCCAATGAAAAATATCATTAAATCTTCTTCTTTCAAGCCGTACTTTTGTCTGATTTGGGCTATTTCCCTTTTGCTAACCTTATTCGGATTATATTTTTCCGGGTCAACCCCGTTGTAGCACACTCTGATTTTTTCCTCTGGAAATCCAAGTTGTTTTAGCTCTTCTTTCATTGCGTTTGAAACTGTTATGACCATGTCGGCTGTTTTTCCACCTCTAAGTTCCAAATTGCTTATTACTTCTGAACCGTCCCCTAGAGTTCTTCCCTTTTCTGTTGAGTGAACGTGAAAAACAAGTGGAAGTTTAAGCTCCCTCTTTATTGCTGCTCCAGCTATTATTGAGAGCCAATCATGGGCGACAACCAAGTCGAATTTGAATTCGTCTTTTCTTACAAGTTCATTTATGAGTTTTGAGGCGCTCAAATAGTTGTACATCAAAACTTTCGAGAAAAATTGTAGGCCCCTTCCCCATTTCTTCACGTCTTCCGCTACTACGTCTGGAAGGGAATCTGAAATGTCAATATGTATCGGCCTATGAATTTCTATGCCCCTCCATATTTCCCTAGTTGGAAGGCTTCCCTCATCGTCGTTCATTGTGAAAACTGTCACATCGTGATCTAGCAGAACGAACTTACGTGTTATTTCAGTTGCGTAAGTTCCGAGTCCTCCAACTATCTTTGGAGGATATTCGTAAACAAGCACAGCAATTTTCATTAGTTCTCGCTCCATCTGGAATTAATCATTAGACTAAACACCGTTGTGGATAGCACTATAGCCTCCTCTCATATTCAAGCGTTTCCCTTAACAGCAAAATTGAAAAGGCAATTGACGTTAAATATACCAATAGAATAAACTTCTAGAGGTGTTCTCTACGCAATTAAATGCGCCTAAGAGAAAAATACTAGAATTATTGTGGAAGGAGTCTAAGCCATTAAAACCTAAAGAAATTTCACGAAAAATAAGAGGTTTAGGCTTTCCGGCGACCATGATGCACCTTTTAGGCCTAAAAAAGATGGGCCTAGTTGAATGTCCAGATAAAGGGTTTTATAAAATAACTGAACTCGGAGAGAAAGCATTAGGTTTTAGACAATTAACAAAAGAATCCATAAAGGCGCTCTTAACTCCAACTTCAACTGAAAAAGCTTTTCACTTCTATGCAGGGCCAAACAATTATCTTAACATTTACGCAACAGACCTGAAAGATTTTTGTCAAAAAATAATGCAAGTTGACATACGCTCAGTTGAGTTTCACACTCTCCGCAGGGACTTCGAAAACTGGTTTAGGGGACTAGGCGACCTTGAACTTGCCAAGAAAATGGAGTTTATCCGTGAAGAAGGTATAGCCGACGAAGAGCTAAGAAGAGAAATATGCGAAACAGTAAGAAAAAGATGCGAAGAACTGGAAGGATTACTTCAACAGCTAGGCTAGATTGGCTTAAATCTGTCTCGAAGTTTCTCCAAAACCTTTGGAAGGGTAGTGTACTCCATAGATTCGGGGCTTAACCTGGCAGGCTCAAATTCTCCCATCCTTCGAATCACAGCTGTATAGTTTATTGCTTCTTTACGGGCTAAATCAAAAGCCGGATCATCAAATAAGTCAGTTATTAACGGCCTCCCACTATCATCACATGCAATCTTTCCATTCGAAACCTGGAAACCTATCCCCACAATTCTCGGCGGACCGTCAAAAACTGTGCATTTGCTGTCTTTTAGGCTTACTGGCATTAATGGTCCCCAGTGGCTGCCTCTCATCCATCCTTCAACAAAGTAGCTGTGAAGAAACGGCATTAAAATCTCACCTAAAGCTGGAAGGCCATGCTGAGCCCTAATAATCATTACTGGATCGTCCTTTCCTACATACTTTCCAGCTATAAGCGAAAGCTTTGTTGTGCTTGTTGAAGCGCACAGCATATCGTCTCTTGCTCTCCAAACATGAGAAATTATATAGTTTTGAGGCGAGCCTATTAGGGCTAAGAGATCATACATTTCCTCTGGACATTTGAGGACAACTTTTTCATGCCTTTTAAGGTCCATAACCTCAAATTTGAAGCCCCCAGCCATATTCGGGTCTATTATAAGTCCCGCCGTGTTGAAGGGATCCGCGAAAATCTTGAATAGTGGAAAGTTAAACGCTCCAACGGATGTTTTATCAGCTGCAAATACCGTTATTGGATCTGACGCTCTTTCTTCAATTTCCATCTCGGCGACTCCCGGCCCCAATCCTCTAATGTTTCCGCTAAAAGCTTCTTTTAGTAAGTCTTGACCTGCTCCATAGAGTTTTAGGCTTAAGGCTTTTTCAGCGGCTTCTTTAAATGTTTCCCAAGCCAGTTTATGGATTTCTTCGTTTCCCTCTCCTCGGGTGTGAACCATTAGAAGTTCGAGGTCGTCTCCAGCGTTAAAAACGAAATGGCTGTTTATCAGCCCTGTCTCTTCAGCCTGTTTAAGCTTTCTCTTCCCTATTTCCAGTAAAGGTTTAGGTACAACATGGTGACCTGCAAGAGAGCCAACGTCGCATTTAATAACTGTAATTGTTGTTCTCAACGGATCATCCTCCTAATACACGAATCAGAATTTAAGGTTCAACTTTTTAAAACTTCCTACAAGGCTAAGCATTTAAGGTTATAAACACGAATATCAACTGTAACGTAGATTGTGGTCTAGGGATAGATATGGGAAAACTAATTTCAATATCAGCTAAAATACCGGAAGAAGTTTATAAAGAACTCGTTTTAAGAGTTTCAGAAGGCGAAAGAAGCAACTTCATAAGGGAAGCAATAATAGAGAAGCTGCAGAAGATTCCACGTCCAGATAAAATTCTGGAACTTGAAAAAAGAATTAAAAAACTTGAAGACGAACTTTCAAATCTAAAAAAGTATTTGGCTGACCTTGAAATCTTAACATATGAAAGGGGAGGAGTCAACCCCCACCAATTCTGCCTAGACCAGATTGACCACAAAATAATCGACTACCTAATACACTATAAAGGTGCAACAACCCCGGAACTAGCCGAACACACAAAAACAAACCGATGGTTAGTGCTAAACAGACTAAGAAGAATACAAAGGCTTTCTAAAAGGCAACTTGGGAAACCAATAGTCGAATACTACGCAGGCGAAAAAGCTGGGAAAAGAAAAGCCTGGTGGATAAACACAGAACTTATAGAAACGGAATAGCTATGTCTGAACTTAAGGGGCCCGTGGCCAAGTCTGGATTAAGGCGCCGGCCTTCGGAGCCGGAGAGCAGGGGTTCAAATCCCCTCGGGCCCGCCACTCCACAGCTTCATCCTTTTTGTCTCTTCCAGCGTCACATACGTAATTTCAGATGGAATTATCTGTAAAAGAGTATAGTTTGGGTCATCTACGCTTTTCCAATGTTTTCTGAAAAACTGGCAATGTTTCGCAAGTTTTGCTTTAATTTGTCTGTCCTTGATTATTTTCGCTAATCCGGTAACTCTTAAACAGCAGTTTCTATTTTTCTTTTTGAATATAAAGGAAAATTCCACCTTCGGATTTTTCATTATCTGTTTTACTTTCTCGCTCTCTGTGTCTGTTGTTATCCAAAATTTACCTTCAAAATTAATCAGTGTCACAGGTCTAACTCGAGGTTGGTTGTCATCTACGGTAGCTAAGAACACATGTTGAAAATTTTTAAGTTGTTTCAGTGCTTCCTTAATATTCTTAGTTTCTTTGGCCATTGCCGACGCTTTATGGTTCCTTTATGTTGATATAAAACTTTTGATAAAAGGGCTAAAGCCAATTGTTAAAGAGTCCATGTGTTCTAAACACTAGATTTTTATGTAGTATGGCCGTTTATTGTCTTGAAAATGAGTGATTCTAAGGTTAGACATGTGCTTGAGGCTATTTTCACGGTTTTGATATTTGCTTTACAGAATATAGTTTATGGAGGATATTCCATCAGTATAATGTTTATTCCGTTGTTTGCCTACATCGCATTATTAACGACTGCCTATCCAAACTTGGAGCGAGATGTAAACATATTATTTTTCTCAAAGGAATTCATTGTCGGTAGGGTAATTGCTCTGATAGGATTCGTTATATTCTTCATAGCGGGAGTTCAACTTCTTAAGGGCTACATAAAACGCAGCGGACTCGTCAAGACTGGACTATACTCCATAGTCAGGCATCCTCAATATACGGGAATAATAATTATTGCTCTTGGATTAACTGTAATGGTCCAAACGTTAAGCCGAAATCCGCAGACTGTATTTATGTGGTTTGTACAGGTTTTGGGGTACGTATTTCTTGCTTGGTATGAGGAACAATGCCTCAAGAAGAAATTTAGAGGAGAATATCAACGGTACAAAGTAAATGTTCCATTTATGTACCCAATTAAATGTCCATCAAAGATTCCCGAAATAGCTTTTACAATCTTTTTAACGTTGATAGTCGCATTTTTACTTTTAATTTTTCCTTACGACATCATTAGATTTCATTAAAATAAATTGTATAAAACTCATTGTTCGTTAATTGAAGTCTCAAAGTTTAACTTTAATAAGTTGAGATTGTTAGCATAACGGAGAGGTTTGGTTGAAACGTGAAAATGAAAAGTTATTGAGAACCTTTATAATTGTATTTTTTGTTTCTGGTTTTTTAAC is a window encoding:
- a CDS encoding glycoside hydrolase family 57 protein, with protein sequence MTDICLIFEVHQPLRLNRNFHADLLSRPHITKKDLFELYFDNNLNRYVLERAAKKCYFPANEILLEQIDRFRGEKRKFKVAFGISGVFIEQCERWLPSLLDSFKGLFETGCVEFLDEPYYHSLASLYGIDRSEFVEQVLMHKQLMRSLFNYEPKVFENTECLYNNAIAKTVEGLGYKAILTEGVDRILKWRSPNYVYKAKNCNLKVLLRNYRLSDDIGFRFSSRWWNQWPLFADKYASWLAKTPGQVIVIFMDYETFGEHHWPESGIHEFLRHLPEEVLKWQHLNWCIPSEVVDKHVPVGEIDVFEYNTISWADLERDTSAWIGNSMQRSCYEMLKHLEPLVKGLEDPAYIRLWRYLQQSDHLYYMSTKGAGPGDVHAYFNPYNSPVEAFVVFSRILSDFEARILQEFRRPELAAKWLLRRLPVGKGFTFFVEFARPTSWTVYSLEEFLKALKHVNLKSIKFHLERGDFERWLRHVIGDDKLADKFVVLSKKSFKDKELRHILVSIVEARLNELKKAASSPKVPESTIR
- a CDS encoding glycosyltransferase family 4 protein, whose amino-acid sequence is MKVCMLTWEYPPRIVGGIARHCKGLARALVNQGVEVHVVTLDFPGAPEYEEVDGVKIYRVRPEIGHPNFLTWVMLFNHFLEKRIANITDETDYDLIHIHDWLVAPSGIAAKHFLKKPLIATVHSTEHGRSGLHIPDSFTIDSWEWWATYEASKIIVTSNSLKHEVCGHFHLPWDKVEIIPNGIDIEKFNVPVDKIAVKGRYGISPNEKLILYVGRLVPQKGVEYLIQAVPMIAGKYPNAKFLIVGEGWLRDYLESLAQSTGHRWRITFTGFIPDHEVVALMKSADVLVVPSVYEPFGIVALEGMAAGVPVVASQVGGLSEVIEHDKSGVFVYPRNPESIAWGVDHVLSNPGHAEWLVKNALEKVKNMFSWDAIAAKTVQVYKSVLGR
- a CDS encoding helix-turn-helix transcriptional regulator codes for the protein MCPSGFSSSSDSSLPEEFRFLCMLHNIGATTQEHSLTIEEIAKWTSMEISVIRVHLRRLMEMGYVESTRINETDKYNLTHSGIRKVLSLYS
- a CDS encoding DUF4921 family protein, with amino-acid sequence MIANELRKDYLLDRWVVIATERKRRPTDFVQKPTEEIRHKDCPFCPGNEHMTPPATLVYLTENGEIIKEKDSNGFRHRNWIVRCIPNLYPAFSPPNKHETFEIKENRHAKAFGYHEVVVESPRHDEHPGKARISQLIHVINAYLDRLKFFEEKPYVKYVSIFRNHKREGGASLSHAHSQIIATPIIPRIIKEELEASRKEWENSQKCVFCKIIEKERNGPRFIWENSEFVAFAPWASVNPFEFWIFPKKHESSPLEMNKDEIRGFAEALRLCLGSLQSLLNDPPYNFGFHIAPAGDYKFYHWHVEVYPRLAVWAGFEKSTGMYINVIPPEDAAKSLREEMNSKLEK
- a CDS encoding class II fructose-bisphosphate aldolase — translated: MEKPAYKEFFEQPRPPLPGNILFKALQPPREIILAVNPRATIDVIMGILQAAKDCGEIVIFELALSEMSLSGGYTGLTPYSFAERMKKAAEKVGWYGYVLHADHLTVKKGTEEEIENVKREIKARVEAGFTSFAVDASFLFDRSAKTVPEQLKRIIEVGISLFKYIDELMAGRDYGREGEVGEIGIAEFTTVEEATYYVENMHKNGIELDCLAIANGSKHGVTVDAEGKIVPQLTINLKRTVEIADALRAKGYRTGIAQHGITGTPLPLIATKFPKGKIIKGNVGTFWMLLVWEILQVFKPELYEKIYSWTIENYGKEGVPEIKTFNKNSKYAIKKFFNDLENLDDFTKKAIRAKAYAEALTFFKAFGMKETAKRVYDYLVKNNIKY
- a CDS encoding 6-phosphofructokinase — encoded protein: MKIGVLTGGGDCPGLNAVIEAIVKRANQYGYEVIGFLKGYAGLINNEYKPLIVEEISGIFSIGGTILGTSRVNPFKREGAPQRITENIKRHQIDALIVIGGDDTLGAAYKLYEMGLPIVGVPKTIDNDISEVDYSVGFMTAVETIAQAMERLHTTAKSHERVMIVEVMGRYTGWLTLMGGIAGGAHIILVPEKPFKIEEVCRMIREREEKGKKHTIIAVAEGAKPENIKEFITISKECDEFGHVRLGGIAKILEKEIAKRTGKETRSVVLGHVQRGGSPNAFDRILGIRLGICAVDLIREGKFGHMVCLRGTKIVAVKMESALKQKKLGEEEIQLIDFFRQT
- a CDS encoding glycosyltransferase family 4 protein, with protein sequence MKIAVLVYEYPPKIVGGLGTYATEITRKFVLLDHDVTVFTMNDDEGSLPTREIWRGIEIHRPIHIDISDSLPDVVAEDVKKWGRGLQFFSKVLMYNYLSASKLINELVRKDEFKFDLVVAHDWLSIIAGAAIKRELKLPLVFHVHSTEKGRTLGDGSEVISNLELRGGKTADMVITVSNAMKEELKQLGFPEEKIRVCYNGVDPEKYNPNKVSKREIAQIRQKYGLKEEDLMIFFIGRLVWVKGVDKLVMAMQHVLKEIPNAKLVVVGMGDMQEYLEKLVENLKLQDAVKLRFEFIPEEERIIHYAACDVAVFPSLYEPFGIVTLEAMSMEKPVVVGARGVSGMREIVIPNGPEQCGFHINPNDPKDIAWGIVNAIKDPAKKEQLGKNGRKRVLENFTWDIIAKKTIELYEEVIEKTATHQ
- a CDS encoding fructose 1,6-bisphosphatase is translated as MRTTITVIKCDVGSLAGHHVVPKPLLEIGKRKLKQAEETGLINSHFVFNAGDDLELLMVHTRGEGNEEIHKLAWETFKEAAEKALSLKLYGAGQDLLKEAFSGNIRGLGPGVAEMEIEERASDPITVFAADKTSVGAFNFPLFKIFADPFNTAGLIIDPNMAGGFKFEVMDLKRHEKVVLKCPEEMYDLLALIGSPQNYIISHVWRARDDMLCASTSTTKLSLIAGKYVGKDDPVMIIRAQHGLPALGEILMPFLHSYFVEGWMRGSHWGPLMPVSLKDSKCTVFDGPPRIVGIGFQVSNGKIACDDSGRPLITDLFDDPAFDLARKEAINYTAVIRRMGEFEPARLSPESMEYTTLPKVLEKLRDRFKPI
- a CDS encoding pyridoxamine 5'-phosphate oxidase family protein, coding for MAKETKNIKEALKQLKNFQHVFLATVDDNQPRVRPVTLINFEGKFWITTDTESEKVKQIMKNPKVEFSFIFKKKNRNCCLRVTGLAKIIKDRQIKAKLAKHCQFFRKHWKSVDDPNYTLLQIIPSEITYVTLEETKRMKLWSGGPEGI
- a CDS encoding DUF1295 domain-containing protein, whose amino-acid sequence is MSDSKVRHVLEAIFTVLIFALQNIVYGGYSISIMFIPLFAYIALLTTAYPNLERDVNILFFSKEFIVGRVIALIGFVIFFIAGVQLLKGYIKRSGLVKTGLYSIVRHPQYTGIIIIALGLTVMVQTLSRNPQTVFMWFVQVLGYVFLAWYEEQCLKKKFRGEYQRYKVNVPFMYPIKCPSKIPEIAFTIFLTLIVAFLLLIFPYDIIRFH